One window from the genome of Candidatus Didemnitutus sp. encodes:
- a CDS encoding NUDIX hydrolase codes for MSATALPYKISVLVFLENRAGELLLMLRAKQPNLGVWSPIGGKLEMATGESPFQCAVREIEEEVGLKVRDRDLHLFAMIAEKAYQGHNHWLMFLFNCKLPLEALPPDITEGKFAFWTREQIKTLEIPETDAKALWPIYDQYRHTFVSLRADCSVSPIAITVEQITGAR; via the coding sequence ATGAGTGCCACCGCCCTGCCCTACAAGATCAGCGTGCTCGTGTTTCTCGAGAACCGCGCCGGCGAGTTGCTGCTCATGCTGCGCGCGAAGCAGCCGAACCTCGGCGTGTGGTCGCCGATCGGTGGCAAGCTCGAGATGGCGACCGGCGAGTCGCCGTTCCAGTGCGCGGTGCGCGAGATCGAGGAGGAGGTCGGCCTGAAAGTGCGCGACCGCGATCTGCACCTCTTCGCGATGATCGCGGAGAAAGCCTATCAAGGCCACAACCACTGGCTGATGTTTTTGTTCAACTGCAAGCTGCCGCTCGAAGCGCTGCCGCCGGACATCACCGAGGGCAAATTCGCCTTCTGGACGCGCGAGCAGATCAAGACGCTCGAGATTCCGGAGACCGACGCGAAGGCGCTGTGGCCGATCTACGATCAGTATCGCCACACCTTCGTTTCGCTGCGCGCGGACTGTTCGGTGTCGCCGATTGCGATCACGGTTGAGCAGATTACCGGCGCTCGCTGA
- the pdhA gene encoding pyruvate dehydrogenase (acetyl-transferring) E1 component subunit alpha: MSKKATTPKKPDEGAPAYNSRQAPVNAKLGQDELLKFYRDMVRIRRFEERCLRSYQQGKIGGFLHLYIGQESIAVGCASVMAKDDHIITAYRDHGHALAVGMGMNECMAENYGKVTGCSQGKGGSMHYFDPTRNFWGGHGIVGGQIPLGTGLAFALKYKGRKGAAMAFMGDGAVNQGAVHEAYNLAALWNLPVIFVVENNGYSMGTSQARSSAGPSLAQRAEAYGMNWEISENGHDVLEIRDKFARLLKLAHDESKPSVLEIRTYRYRGHSVADPDTTYREKKEIEEYKATKDPLMTYERTLVAEGVLNDVLIRQIDEAARAEAETSAQFAEQSPFPTVEDIKKHVYWEADNPADRKSVGSLFFD; this comes from the coding sequence GTGAGCAAGAAAGCCACCACACCCAAGAAGCCCGACGAGGGCGCACCCGCCTACAACTCCCGCCAAGCTCCGGTGAACGCGAAGCTCGGTCAGGATGAGTTGCTCAAGTTCTACCGCGACATGGTTCGCATCCGCCGCTTCGAGGAGCGCTGCCTGCGCTCCTATCAGCAGGGCAAGATCGGCGGTTTCCTTCACCTCTACATCGGCCAGGAGTCGATCGCCGTCGGCTGCGCCTCGGTGATGGCGAAGGATGACCATATCATCACCGCCTATCGTGACCACGGTCACGCGCTGGCCGTCGGCATGGGCATGAACGAGTGCATGGCCGAGAACTACGGCAAAGTCACCGGCTGCTCGCAGGGCAAAGGCGGTTCGATGCACTACTTCGACCCGACGCGCAATTTCTGGGGCGGCCACGGCATCGTCGGCGGGCAGATCCCGCTCGGCACCGGCCTGGCCTTCGCGCTGAAATACAAGGGCCGCAAGGGCGCCGCGATGGCGTTCATGGGCGACGGCGCGGTCAACCAAGGCGCGGTCCACGAAGCCTACAACCTCGCCGCGCTCTGGAATCTCCCGGTGATCTTCGTCGTCGAGAACAACGGTTACTCGATGGGCACGAGCCAGGCGCGTTCGTCCGCCGGCCCGTCGCTCGCGCAGCGCGCCGAGGCCTACGGGATGAATTGGGAAATTTCCGAGAACGGCCACGACGTCCTCGAAATCCGCGACAAGTTCGCCCGCCTGCTCAAGCTCGCCCACGACGAGTCGAAGCCGAGCGTGCTCGAGATCCGCACCTATCGTTACCGCGGCCACTCCGTCGCGGACCCGGACACCACTTACCGCGAGAAGAAGGAAATCGAGGAATACAAGGCGACCAAGGACCCGCTCATGACCTACGAGCGCACGCTTGTGGCCGAAGGCGTCCTGAATGACGTGCTCATCCGCCAGATCGACGAAGCCGCCCGCGCCGAGGCCGAGACCTCCGCGCAATTCGCCGAGCAGAGCCCCTTCCCCACCGTCGAGGACATCAAGAAGCACGTGTATTGGGAGGCGGACAATCCCGCCGACCGCAAATCCGTCGGCAGCCTGTTCTTCGACTGA